The genomic stretch TCATCGGGTATCAGTTGCATCCCACACTTGCCAGTGAAGGCATTAAAGACGGCTATAAGCACTTTAAAACGAAAAGACAAACCCATTCATCATTCTGATCGTGGAATCCAGTATTGTTGTGCTGATTATATTCAGACGCTTGAACGGTGTAATATCCAGATCAGCATGACTGAAAATGGTGACCCCTATGAAAATGCCATTGCCGAAAGAGTGAACGGAATACTAAAAGCAGAGTTTGGACTGGATAAAACTTTTTCCTGTATAGAGCAAGCCATTACTACAACACACGAAGCTATTAATGCTTACAACAACAAACGTCCTCATGCCAGTTGTGATTATCTTACACCCGGTGAAGCACATGAGCAGAATGGTATTTTGCGAAAACGGTGGAAACCAACATTAAAACCAATAGCAGAATTAACAATATAAAAACTTGCATCAGCATGAAAAACATCAGAAGTCCCTGACAAGCCAAATCAGGATTAAGGCAAATCCTGTAAAGTCTATTCAGTATTACAAGAAAA from Lentimicrobiaceae bacterium encodes the following:
- a CDS encoding integrase core domain-containing protein, yielding MTENGDPYENAIAERVNGILKAEFGLDKTFSCIEQAITTTHEAINAYNNKRPHASCDYLTPGEAHEQNGILRKRWKPTLKPIAELTI